The following coding sequences lie in one Borreliella spielmanii genomic window:
- a CDS encoding bifunctional 5,10-methylenetetrahydrofolate dehydrogenase/5,10-methenyltetrahydrofolate cyclohydrolase — MNTVFNGKDFASKYYLMLKEFLKDHNLKNKIALKVVLANDEPASNLYVSIKNRVAKEIGLNVEVIKLSANSVQSDVLKVIDRENKNLSTDGIIVQLPLLKGMDLNSVLNGIVSSKDVDGLSFVNLGKMILGDKKGFIPCTALAVLKILRDEGIKTSGKTVVVVGRSPLVGRPISILLSSKPYDATVITCHSKSIYLDVYLRQADIVISAVGKPKLIDKSMLCGKPYVIDIGISEIKTNNGKVLSGDTDFENIKDCVKFITPVKGGIGPVTVLMLMFNTIKAHLINNNMFNILDRLEKLLEV, encoded by the coding sequence TTGAATACTGTATTTAATGGGAAAGATTTTGCAAGTAAGTATTATTTAATGCTTAAGGAATTCTTAAAAGACCACAATTTGAAAAATAAAATTGCATTAAAAGTTGTTTTGGCAAATGATGAGCCTGCAAGCAATCTTTATGTTTCAATTAAGAATCGAGTTGCAAAAGAGATAGGCTTGAATGTTGAAGTAATTAAATTGTCTGCTAATTCTGTTCAAAGCGATGTTTTAAAAGTAATTGATAGAGAAAATAAAAATTTAAGTACAGATGGAATTATTGTTCAATTACCTCTTTTGAAGGGTATGGATTTAAATTCTGTTTTAAATGGTATAGTTTCTTCAAAAGATGTTGACGGCTTATCTTTTGTTAATTTAGGTAAAATGATTTTGGGAGATAAAAAAGGATTTATTCCTTGTACAGCTCTTGCTGTATTAAAGATTTTGCGAGACGAAGGAATAAAAACATCTGGAAAAACGGTTGTTGTAGTCGGCAGAAGCCCTCTTGTAGGAAGGCCTATTTCAATATTACTCTCTTCAAAGCCTTATGATGCAACTGTTATTACATGTCACAGTAAAAGCATTTATTTGGATGTTTATTTAAGACAGGCAGATATTGTTATTTCTGCTGTTGGTAAGCCCAAGTTAATAGACAAAAGTATGTTATGTGGAAAACCTTACGTTATTGATATTGGTATTTCTGAAATTAAGACCAATAATGGGAAAGTTCTCTCAGGCGATACAGATTTTGAGAATATTAAAGATTGTGTTAAATTTATTACTCCTGTTAAGGGGGGAATAGGTCCTGTTACGGTTCTTATGTTAATGTTTAACACAATTAAAGCTCATTTGATTAATAATAATATGTTTAATATTTTAGATCGGTTGGAAAAATTGTTGGAGGTGTAA
- a CDS encoding YebC/PmpR family DNA-binding transcriptional regulator, giving the protein MSGHSKWSTIKRKKGALDAKRNKLFTKLIREITIAAKMGGGDIESNSRLRVAVNKAKIANMPKDNIEKAIKKGIGGNEGVEYFEITYEAYAPYGVALMIKCLTDNKNRTSSDVKSVLAKAGGSLGTPGSVSYMFYRKGLIVYNLEKYLEDEIMEFALEFGAEDILVSSNEAEVITNPDDFDKVLSFLRTKFKEEVAEIALIPENKISLNKEQAEKIMLLIEKLEDFDDVQEVIHNLEIPEELS; this is encoded by the coding sequence ATGTCTGGTCACAGCAAATGGTCAACAATAAAGAGGAAAAAAGGCGCTCTTGATGCAAAGCGTAATAAACTTTTTACAAAGTTAATAAGAGAAATAACTATTGCAGCTAAAATGGGGGGAGGAGATATTGAGTCTAATTCAAGACTAAGGGTTGCTGTTAATAAGGCTAAGATTGCTAATATGCCAAAAGATAATATTGAGAAGGCAATAAAAAAAGGCATTGGTGGTAATGAGGGGGTTGAATATTTTGAAATCACCTATGAGGCTTATGCTCCTTATGGAGTGGCTTTAATGATTAAATGCTTGACTGATAATAAAAATAGAACCTCTAGTGATGTAAAAAGTGTTCTTGCAAAAGCTGGGGGATCTCTTGGTACCCCCGGTTCAGTCTCATACATGTTTTACAGAAAGGGTCTTATTGTTTACAATTTAGAAAAATATCTTGAGGATGAAATAATGGAATTTGCATTAGAATTTGGTGCTGAGGATATTTTAGTTTCAAGCAACGAAGCAGAAGTTATAACAAATCCTGATGATTTTGATAAAGTCTTATCTTTTTTAAGAACTAAATTTAAAGAAGAAGTGGCAGAGATAGCTTTAATTCCTGAAAATAAAATTTCTTTAAACAAAGAGCAAGCAGAAAAAATAATGCTTCTTATTGAAAAGCTTGAGGACTTTGATGATGTTCAGGAAGTAATTCATAATTTGGAGATTCCAGAAGAATTAAGCTAA
- a CDS encoding PQQ-dependent sugar dehydrogenase, which yields MKNQFLNSYFQLITTIFLISSTTLAAEETVSALKVPNGFKVEIFLNNTIEKPRGITSDQDGNIFIGSGSTFAYFVTKNKKIYTIAKTLKNPIGIAYWDNKLYISSVDKIYVVKNVKEEINKSITTNKDYTWEMQVFSLLPKHNSKIHSGRYIKVDPKNNKLIVNIGSQHNAKIPPKKEAIILSIDLKTKKEEIIAFGVRNSVGFDFHPTSNEMYFSDNGQDGLGDNIPPDEINLIITYKEHFGFPYVFGKNQKNHNFYNKAPKNTKFSPSIYELPAHVAPLGIHFYKGNNFPKEYINKLFIAEHGSWNRSSPVGYKISTLDIDPKTRTAKNYKSFLHGFLKPNNSKFGRPVDIITYYDGSILFSDDFGNKIYRVYYEKI from the coding sequence ATGAAAAATCAATTTCTAAATAGCTATTTTCAATTAATTACAACTATTTTTTTAATCTCATCTACAACTCTGGCAGCAGAAGAAACAGTAAGTGCACTAAAAGTTCCAAATGGATTTAAAGTCGAAATTTTTTTAAATAATACAATTGAAAAACCAAGAGGAATTACAAGCGATCAAGATGGAAACATATTCATAGGATCTGGGAGTACTTTTGCATACTTTGTAACAAAAAACAAAAAAATTTATACCATAGCAAAAACCCTAAAAAACCCTATTGGCATTGCTTATTGGGACAATAAATTGTATATATCTTCTGTCGATAAAATATATGTAGTTAAAAATGTAAAAGAAGAAATTAATAAAAGCATAACAACAAATAAAGACTATACATGGGAAATGCAAGTTTTTTCACTTTTACCAAAACATAATTCTAAAATCCACTCTGGACGCTATATCAAAGTGGATCCTAAAAATAACAAATTAATAGTAAACATAGGATCTCAACATAATGCTAAAATTCCCCCAAAAAAAGAAGCAATAATTCTCAGCATAGATTTAAAAACAAAAAAAGAAGAAATAATAGCTTTTGGAGTAAGAAACTCAGTTGGATTTGATTTTCATCCAACTAGCAACGAAATGTATTTTAGCGACAATGGCCAAGACGGATTGGGAGACAACATTCCTCCAGATGAGATAAACCTAATAATTACATATAAAGAGCATTTTGGATTCCCCTATGTATTTGGGAAAAACCAAAAAAATCACAATTTTTATAACAAAGCCCCTAAAAACACTAAATTTAGTCCATCTATTTATGAACTTCCTGCACACGTAGCTCCACTTGGAATACACTTTTACAAAGGAAATAACTTTCCAAAAGAATATATAAATAAATTATTCATAGCAGAACATGGTTCATGGAACAGATCCTCTCCTGTTGGATACAAAATAAGCACACTAGACATTGACCCAAAAACTAGAACAGCAAAAAATTACAAGAGCTTTTTACATGGATTTTTAAAGCCCAATAACTCCAAATTTGGACGCCCTGTTGATATAATCACGTATTATGACGGTTCAATTCTTTTTTCAGATGATTTTGGAAATAAAATCTACAGAGTTTACTACGAAAAGATTTAA
- the ruvA gene encoding Holliday junction branch migration protein RuvA yields the protein MINKIYGKVIEKKESSLVLMTAVFEFELLVSAFCLDNFKLSDKVELFTYLYTRENELKLFGFLNSDERETFKRLIGVSGIGPRAALRVLSSIRYNEFKDAIDREDIELVAKIKGIGKKMAGKMFLHLQGKLLINNELESSLFGFKELEESIVSMGFDRRIVSSKLKEAFNLVEFSNLKDSEKEQFLFKEVLKRMSN from the coding sequence ATGATAAATAAGATTTATGGTAAAGTTATAGAAAAAAAAGAATCTAGTTTGGTTTTAATGACCGCTGTTTTTGAATTTGAGCTTTTAGTTAGTGCATTTTGCCTTGATAATTTTAAGTTGTCAGACAAAGTTGAACTATTTACCTATCTTTATACAAGAGAAAATGAATTAAAACTTTTTGGATTTTTAAATTCAGACGAAAGAGAGACTTTTAAAAGACTTATTGGAGTAAGTGGAATAGGGCCAAGGGCTGCTTTGAGAGTGCTTTCTAGTATAAGGTATAATGAGTTTAAAGATGCTATTGATAGAGAAGACATTGAGCTTGTTGCTAAAATCAAAGGTATTGGCAAAAAAATGGCTGGCAAGATGTTTTTACATCTTCAAGGTAAACTTTTGATTAATAATGAGCTTGAATCTAGCCTTTTTGGATTTAAAGAATTAGAAGAATCGATTGTTAGTATGGGATTTGACAGAAGAATTGTGAGTAGTAAGCTTAAGGAGGCTTTCAATCTAGTTGAATTTTCAAATTTAAAAGACTCTGAAAAGGAGCAGTTTTTATTTAAGGAGGTTTTAAAAAGAATGTCAAATTAA
- the ruvB gene encoding Holliday junction branch migration DNA helicase RuvB, which yields MKDENSISFLSSNENYLYDKSENELRPKVFEDFKGQANVKETLSIFIRASKERDEALDHVFLSGPPGLGKTTLASIIAFEMNASIKITSAPAFDKPKDIIGILTGLDEKSVLFIDEIHRLRPIIEEMLCIAMEDYELDWVIGQGANARTVRMPLPKFTLIGATTKPGKVTSPLYARFGITARFELYSEIELVEIIKRNSIILNIEIEEDAAFLLARSSRGTPRIANRLLRRIRDIAQVTGSLVVTSDIVAIGLEMLRIDGEGLDEQDRNILRSLILKFNGGPVGVDTLAISVGETADSLEDFYEPYLIMKGFISRTHRGRKATEFAYLHLNLEMKEDNLNENQGVSF from the coding sequence ATGAAAGACGAAAATAGTATAAGCTTTTTAAGTTCTAATGAAAATTATTTATATGATAAGAGTGAAAATGAGCTTAGGCCTAAAGTCTTTGAAGATTTCAAAGGTCAGGCTAATGTTAAAGAAACCCTTAGTATTTTTATAAGAGCTTCTAAAGAGAGAGATGAAGCTTTAGATCATGTTTTTTTAAGTGGTCCACCAGGTCTTGGAAAGACTACTCTTGCAAGTATTATTGCCTTTGAGATGAATGCTTCGATTAAGATTACATCAGCTCCGGCTTTTGACAAGCCTAAAGATATTATTGGAATTTTAACAGGTCTTGATGAGAAGAGTGTTTTGTTTATTGATGAAATACATAGACTTAGACCAATAATAGAAGAAATGCTTTGTATTGCTATGGAGGATTATGAGCTAGATTGGGTAATCGGGCAAGGAGCTAATGCAAGAACAGTTCGAATGCCACTTCCAAAATTCACATTGATTGGAGCTACTACTAAACCAGGAAAAGTAACATCTCCACTTTATGCGAGATTTGGAATTACTGCAAGATTTGAACTTTACAGCGAAATAGAGCTTGTTGAGATAATAAAGAGAAATTCTATTATTTTAAATATTGAAATAGAAGAGGATGCTGCTTTTCTTCTTGCAAGAAGTTCAAGAGGAACTCCTCGTATAGCAAATAGATTGCTAAGACGAATAAGGGATATTGCTCAGGTAACTGGGAGTTTGGTTGTTACTAGCGATATTGTTGCAATTGGGCTTGAAATGCTTAGAATTGATGGGGAAGGTCTAGATGAGCAAGATAGAAATATTTTAAGAAGTTTAATATTGAAGTTTAATGGAGGCCCTGTAGGTGTTGATACTTTAGCTATTTCTGTGGGGGAAACAGCGGATTCTCTTGAAGACTTTTATGAACCTTATTTAATTATGAAAGGATTTATTAGCAGAACCCACAGGGGGCGTAAAGCCACTGAGTTCGCGTATCTCCACTTAAACTTAGAGATGAAAGAGGACAATCTTAATGAAAACCAAGGAGTTTCATTTTAA
- the queA gene encoding tRNA preQ1(34) S-adenosylmethionine ribosyltransferase-isomerase QueA, with translation MKTKEFHFNLPYSLIAQYPSEKRGSSRLMVLDPKLQEIYHENSVNNILKYIDSDTFIVFNNSKVRKSRIYAESELGSDVEFLILDKIDTDLFTALISKSKKQIVGSVYKFPEGLIGKILSKNGSEIVLKFDNDVGEDYFEKHGFVPIPPYIKRDYDKIDEDRYQTIYSKYVGSAASATAGLHFSRDLFTFFEKNNIEYDFITLHVGLGTFLPVRSKKVEEHNMHFETFLIKDCVADRLEKAKFLGKKILSIGTTTLRALESSYDDELKKFKTGQQSTNLFIYPGKNYCFKFVDMLFTNFHTPQSTLLMLVSAFAGKDFVFSSYEEAIKKGYKFFSYGDAMLVLNHI, from the coding sequence ATGAAAACCAAGGAGTTTCATTTTAATTTACCCTATTCTTTAATAGCTCAATATCCAAGTGAAAAAAGAGGATCTTCAAGGTTAATGGTCTTAGATCCTAAATTGCAAGAAATTTACCATGAAAATTCTGTAAACAATATTTTAAAATATATAGATAGTGATACTTTTATTGTTTTTAACAATTCAAAAGTTAGAAAATCAAGAATATATGCAGAATCAGAGCTAGGTAGTGATGTTGAATTTTTAATTTTGGATAAAATTGACACCGATTTATTTACTGCATTAATTTCTAAGTCTAAAAAGCAAATTGTTGGCAGTGTTTACAAATTTCCTGAAGGATTAATAGGTAAAATTTTGTCAAAAAATGGTAGTGAGATTGTTTTAAAATTTGATAATGATGTTGGGGAAGATTATTTTGAAAAACATGGTTTTGTTCCTATACCTCCTTACATTAAAAGAGATTATGATAAAATAGATGAAGATCGATATCAAACCATTTATTCTAAATATGTTGGGTCTGCAGCTTCTGCAACTGCGGGGTTGCATTTTAGCAGGGATTTATTTACTTTTTTTGAAAAGAACAATATTGAATATGATTTTATTACTCTTCATGTGGGTCTTGGCACTTTTCTTCCTGTAAGATCAAAAAAGGTTGAAGAACATAATATGCATTTTGAAACTTTTTTAATAAAAGATTGTGTGGCTGATAGATTGGAGAAGGCTAAATTTCTTGGTAAAAAAATTTTATCAATTGGTACTACAACGCTTAGGGCCTTAGAATCATCTTATGACGATGAACTTAAGAAGTTTAAAACAGGTCAGCAAAGTACAAATCTTTTTATTTATCCCGGTAAAAACTATTGTTTCAAATTTGTAGACATGCTTTTTACAAATTTTCACACACCACAGTCTACTCTTTTGATGTTGGTCTCTGCATTTGCAGGTAAAGATTTTGTGTTTAGCTCTTATGAAGAAGCTATAAAGAAAGGGTATAAATTTTTTTCTTATGGTGATGCTATGTTAGTTTTAAATCATATATAG
- a CDS encoding diphosphate--fructose-6-phosphate 1-phosphotransferase, whose translation MNTSLFQQERQKYIPKLPNILKKDFKNINLVYGEKTEAIQDRQALKEFFKNTYGLPVVSFTEGESNLSFSKALNIGIILSGGPAPGGHNVISGIFDAIKKFNTNSKLFGFKGGPLGLLENDKIELTESLVNSYRNTGGFDIVSSGRTKIETEEHYNKALLVAKENNLNAIVIIGGDDSNTNAAILAEYFKKKGEDIQVIGVPKTIDADLKNDHIEISFGFDSATKVYSEMIGNLCRDAMSTKKYWHFVKLMGRSASHVALECALKTHPNICIVSEEVLAKKKTLSEIVDEMVFVILKRSLNGDNFGIVIVPEGVIEFIPEVKSLMVELCNIFDKNESEFKGLNAEGMKEVFVTKLSDYMKRIYLSLPLFIQFELINSILERDPHGNFNVSRVPTEKLFIEMVQSRLSDMKKKGEYKGSFIPVDHFFGYEGRSAFPSNFDSDYCYSLGYNAAVLILNGLTGYMSCIKNLNSKPTDWIAGGVPLTMLMNMEERYGVQKPVIKKALVDLEGRAFKEFVENRDKWALNNLYLYPGPVQYFGSSEIVDEITETLKLELLK comes from the coding sequence ATGAATACTTCTCTTTTTCAGCAAGAAAGGCAAAAGTATATTCCCAAATTGCCAAATATTTTAAAAAAAGATTTTAAGAATATTAATTTAGTTTATGGAGAAAAGACTGAGGCAATTCAAGATAGACAGGCTTTAAAGGAATTTTTTAAGAATACTTATGGGCTTCCGGTTGTAAGTTTTACCGAGGGCGAGTCTAATCTGTCTTTTTCAAAAGCTTTAAATATTGGAATTATTCTTTCTGGAGGACCTGCTCCCGGTGGGCACAATGTTATATCTGGTATTTTTGATGCAATAAAAAAATTTAATACAAATTCAAAACTTTTTGGATTTAAGGGGGGCCCTTTAGGCCTATTAGAGAATGACAAAATTGAACTTACTGAGAGTTTAGTAAATTCTTACAGGAATACTGGAGGCTTTGATATTGTATCTTCTGGAAGAACAAAAATAGAAACGGAAGAGCATTATAATAAAGCCTTATTGGTTGCCAAAGAAAACAATCTTAATGCAATTGTTATTATTGGTGGCGATGATTCGAATACCAATGCCGCTATTCTTGCAGAGTATTTTAAAAAAAAGGGAGAAGATATTCAGGTTATTGGAGTTCCAAAGACAATTGATGCTGATCTTAAAAATGATCATATTGAAATTTCATTTGGATTTGATTCTGCTACAAAAGTTTATTCTGAGATGATAGGCAATCTATGTCGAGATGCTATGTCGACTAAAAAATATTGGCATTTTGTCAAACTTATGGGCAGGAGCGCATCTCATGTTGCTTTGGAATGTGCTTTAAAGACCCACCCAAACATTTGCATTGTCTCTGAAGAGGTTTTGGCTAAGAAGAAAACTTTGTCTGAGATTGTTGATGAAATGGTGTTTGTTATTTTAAAGAGATCTTTAAATGGAGATAATTTTGGAATAGTTATAGTTCCCGAGGGTGTAATTGAGTTTATTCCAGAAGTTAAGTCTTTAATGGTTGAATTATGCAATATTTTTGATAAGAATGAGAGTGAGTTTAAGGGACTTAATGCTGAAGGAATGAAAGAAGTTTTTGTTACTAAGCTTAGTGATTATATGAAGAGAATTTATTTGTCCTTGCCTTTGTTTATTCAATTTGAACTTATAAATTCAATTTTAGAAAGAGATCCTCATGGAAATTTTAATGTTTCAAGAGTTCCTACTGAAAAATTGTTTATTGAAATGGTTCAATCAAGATTAAGCGATATGAAAAAAAAAGGAGAATATAAGGGAAGCTTCATTCCAGTTGATCATTTCTTTGGCTATGAAGGTAGAAGCGCTTTTCCTTCTAATTTTGATAGTGATTATTGCTATAGTTTAGGTTATAATGCTGCTGTGCTCATTTTAAATGGCCTTACAGGTTATATGTCTTGTATAAAAAATTTAAATTCAAAACCAACTGATTGGATCGCAGGAGGAGTTCCTCTAACAATGTTGATGAACATGGAAGAGAGGTATGGAGTGCAAAAGCCTGTTATAAAAAAAGCTCTAGTTGATTTAGAAGGGAGAGCGTTTAAGGAGTTTGTTGAAAATCGTGATAAGTGGGCTTTGAATAATTTGTATTTATATCCAGGCCCTGTGCAGTATTTTGGTTCTTCTGAGATTGTTGATGAAATAACTGAGACTTTAAAGTTAGAATTATTAAAGTAG